From the genome of Lutzomyia longipalpis isolate SR_M1_2022 chromosome 2, ASM2433408v1, one region includes:
- the LOC129790097 gene encoding myosin-VIIa-like isoform X2, translating into MYKSDWVWVKPSSSGEFKIPVGCKVVKTDRGRTLVCDDDGQEYWIPSDQILKGMHSTSQNGVEDMITLGDLQEHAILRNLHVRYKKHDIYTYIGSMLVAINPYEILPIYTNNEVVFYRGKKLGDHPPHIFAIGDNAYQDMKKTKKDQCIVISGESGAGKTESTKLILQYLAAISEKHSWIEQQIIDANPILEAFGNAKTVRNDNSSRFGKYIDIHFDMNNVIGGAKIEQYLLEKSRIVHQNRGERNYHIFYSMLAGISKEEKKELELEDASKYHYLTSGGVTTCDGRNDANEFADIRAAMKVLSFTNDDISNIFRLLGAILHLGNLKYKAVVVQNLDTSEVNDPVNSSRVASLLGVQKSLLTDSLTRKTIIAQGERVVSSLSKEAAKNGRDAFAKAIYGKIFIKIVDEINKTLYTSEKRQYSIGVLDIFGFENFEINSFEQLCINYANENLQQFFVKHIFKIEQEDYTKEGINWQHIAFVDNQDVLDMIGMKPINMMSLIDEESKFPKGTDVTMLAKLQSSHESKTIFLKSKYDQSTAFGIQHFAGPVFYNVHGFLEKNRDSFSADLREMIDKSSNQFLYGLFNQPGEQSEATKRNVTLSSQFRISLDALMRTLIVCQPSFVRCIKPNELKKANLFDRDLCVKQLRYSGMMETARIRRAGYPIRHTYREFVDRYRILGSGITTKTDIRVASTKICDQVLKGSEEDYQFGHTRIFLKDSHDLLLEERRTAVYLRSVLIIQRGFRRVLFRRFIRRYREAAITLQKHWRAHGYRARYLVMQKGFRRLQAVLYSRQLVHEFARNRETIVRLQARCRGFLIRRNIQEKIKEKAKRMKELMLLKKQEEAQFKKLGQAQWQEIAEVNYRNRVAELSKDMAVESESQVAPQSRHSYRDEDNEVVDAVFDFLPDTSPEPQPKHPTALGEKDESIGLPRSTQRHEDLSHFSFQKYAATYFVNNVTSQYSKRKLRSSLLDLPYPIDEISAQAIWITILRFMGDMAEAKYEDEEERHIPVMAKLHTTFSRSFAKTPEYREMMEQMSESRQQKLINKTLKGRSKLPAEIKRLVENNEEMTVYQEWLNARSSNLDKLHFIIGHGILKPVLRDEIFCQICKQLTNNPHHTSYAKGWILLSLCVACFPPSDKFEIYLRAFIRDGPELFAPYCEERLNRTLKNGPRSQPPSFLELQATKNKSPMHLNVMLMDGTTRRVEVDSASTAQEVCHELFVNLGLKDTFGFSIFITLYGKVMSLGSGREHILDAISKCEQYLKEQGGNERSAPWRIYLRKEIFTPWHNPGEDQISTELIYRQICRGVSCGELRCKTENEIAMLAALQFYIENGHEMNIGKLREAIPNILPKDLVNERNISKWETTIAKAFKHSNRTRERASAIVVKEDLVIFALINFTMMFSQFYEAVLVEGFQTPEKNLVIAINSSGVYILNDQEQVLVELSFTEILAVSQRIGENNIDELIISTLHKVEFIFQCYESSSVVDVIQFLIQGLRERSSYVVAVQNYTHTDPTDESYLKILKGDLIKLGLGYSGQSLLNDEITWAYGECNKKTGEFPTDAVYVLPCMEPPSQEILDLFRMTGMAKGKPQLTAHLDAKEMRRMHTLEKFAAEHFRSNFVSASSSNVLTSVHQNTSEILWKHTRDPMKAPLLAKLQRDQARSNQAVVIFQTILRYMGDLPKGRGPIDTDIIFTPAIKDEILRDEVFCQIMRQLTANSIQISEERGWDLMWLATGVMLPSSLVLKELTEFLRTRSHPLAGECASRIKKITKSGARQYPPYIIEVEAIRCRSMQIFHKIYFPDDTDEAFEIESSTKASDLCKTIAKRLELQSHDGFSLFVKILDKAFSVPEEYFLFDFIYELVEWTKATLSRSGDGQILCQYQLFFMKKLWINMNQKDRNADHIFYFPQEVPKFINGYYRVSKNEVIKIGALIYRSYYGSDASGFQHGFADVLPQLIPEDHIPLHKADDWKKMIQSMYNSQKALDEFAAREEVLQYMRQFPTFGSTFFVVKQSTDPNLPNILLIAINRRGFHIADLRTKDIIQSYNFSELSYWSSGNTYFHIRFGNMMASSKLLCETSQGYKMDDLLSSYIKYLKSIQSY; encoded by the exons ATGTACAAG agcGATTGGGTTTGGGTTAAACCCTCATCCAGTGGGGAATTCAAAATCCCCGTGGGATGCAAAGTTGTTAAGACAGATCGAGGACGAACACTTGTTTGTGACGATGATGGTCAGGAGTATTGGATCCCATCTGACCAGATACTCAAAGGGATGCACTCAACATCACAAAATGGAGTGGAGGACATGATAACGTTGGGAGATCTCCAAGAACATGCCATCTTACGTAATTTGCACGTTCGCTACAAGAAGCATGATATCTAC ACCTATATTGGGAGCATGCTGGTGGCTATAAATCCCTATGAGATCCTTCCCATTTACACCAACAACGAGGTAGTTTTCTATCGTGGCAAAAAGCTCGGGGATCATCCTCcgcatatttttgcaattggcGACAATGCCTATCAGGAcatgaagaaaaccaaaaaggATCAGTGCATAGTGATTAGTGGGGAATCTGGTGCGGGTAAGACAGAAAGCACCAAATTAATCCTCCAATATTTGGCGGCAATTAGTGAGAAGCACTCATGGATTGAGCAACAGATAATTGATGCAAATCCCATACTCGAAGCTTTCGGGAATGCAAAGACAGTGCGCAATGATAATTCCTCGCGCTTCGGGAAGTACATTGATATTCATTTTGATATGAATAATGTGATTGGTGGTGCAAAGATTGAGCAGTATTTGCTGGAAAAGTCGCGTATTGTGCATCAAAATCGCGGTGAAAGAAACTACCACATCTTCTACTCAATGCTGGCTGGAATAAGtaaggaagagaagaaggagCTAGAGCTGGAGGATGCTTCCAAATATCACTACCTTACAAGTGGTGGAGTCACTACCTGCGATGGTCGCAATGATGCAAAT gaaTTCGCAGACATACGAGCAGCAATGAAGGTTCTATCCTTCACAAATGATgatatttcaaacatttttcgtCTTCTGGGAGCAATTCTGCAtttgggaaatctcaaatacaAAGCCGTCGTTGTACAAAATCTCGATACGAGTGAAGTGAACGATCCTGTTAATTCATCGAGAGTTGCATCCCTTCTTGGTGTGCAGAAGAGTCTCCTAACTGATTCCCTGACAAGGAAAACTATCATAGCTCAGGGTGAGAGAGTTGTTTCATCCTTGTCGAAGGAGGCCGCTAAGAATGGACGGGATGCATTTGCAAAGGCAATCTATGGGAAGATATTCATAAAGATTGTCGATGAAATCAACAAGACCCTGTACACGTCTGAGAAGAGGCAGTATTCCATTGGGGTATTGGATATATTTGGgtttgagaattttgaaataaacaGTTTTGAGCAGCTTTGCATAAATTATGCCAATGAGAATTTGCAGCAATTTTTCGTGAagcacattttcaaaattgagcaAGAAGACTACACGAAAGAGGGCATAAATTGGCAGCATATTGCGTTTGTGGACAACCAGGATGTCCTGGATATGATTGGGATGAAACCCATAAACATGATGTCACTCATTGATGAGGAATCAAAATTCCCAAAGGGCACCGATGTGACCATGTTGGCAAAGCTGCAGAGCTCCCATGAGAGTAAGACGATCTTCCTGAAATCCAAATATGATCAATCAACTGCCTTTGGGATTCAACACTTTGCTGGACCAGTTTTCTACAATGTTCATGGATTTCTGGAGAAGAATCGTGACTCCTTCAGTGCAGATCTGCGAGAAATGATCGATAAGTCGAGCAATCAATTCCTCTATGGGCTCTTCAATCAGCCAGGTGAACAAAGTGAAGCAACAAAGCGCAATGTAACCCTCTCATCGCAATTTAGGATTTCTCTCGATGCTCTCATGCGGACACTCATCGTATGTCAGCCATCCTTTGTGCGATGCATCAAGCCAAATGAACTCAAGAAGGCAAATCTCTTCGATAGAGATTTATGCGTAAAGCAGTTGCGGTACTCAGGGATGATGGAAACGGCGAGAATTCGTAGAGCAGGATACCCAATTAGGCACACCTATAGGGAATTTGTGGATCGATACCGTATCCTAGGATCGGGGATTACCACTAAAACAGATATCCGAGTGGCATCAACAAAAATTTGTGATCAAGTCTTAAAAGGCTCCGAAGAGGACTACCAATTTGGCCATACAAGGATCTTCCTTAAGGACTCGCATGATCTCCTACTGGAGGAGAGACGTACAGCTGTATATCTCag ATCtgttttaataattcaacGAGGCTTCAGACGGGTACTGTTTCGACGATTTATCAGGCGCTACCGAGAGGCAGCAATTACACTTCAGAAGCACTGGAGAGCCCATGGGTACCGTGCTCGTTATCTCGTTATGCAAAAAGGATTCAGACGGCTACAGGCTGTACTCTACTCACGCCAATTGGTCCATGAGTTTGCACGGAACCGTGAGACAATTGTACGCCTTCAGGCACGTTGCCGAGGTTTCCTAATACGTCGAAATATTCAGGAGAAGATCAAAGAAAAGGCCAAGCGAATGAAGGAATTAATGTTGCTGAAGAAACAAGAGGAAGCGCAATTCAAGAAGCTCGGACAGGCACAGTGGCAGGAGATTGCAGAGGTCAATTACAGAAATCGCGTTGCGGAACTATCAAAAGATATGGCTGTGGAAAGTGAGTCTCAAGTTGCACCACAATCACGACATTCCTACCGCGATGAGGACAATGAAGTGGTTGATGCGGTATTTGACTTCCTACCGGATACAAGTCCTGAACCCCAGCCAAAACACCCAACTGCCCTAGGC gaaaaagaTGAATCAATTGGATTGCCAAGGAGCACACAGAGGCACGAGGATTTATCACACTTCAGCTTCCAGAAGTATGCTGCAACATATTTTGTTAATAATGTAACATCGCAATATAGCAAACGCAAGCTTCGCTCATCGCTGCTGGACCTTCCGTATCCAATTGATGAAATTTCAGCTCAGGCCATTTGGATAACAATTTTGCGCTTTATGGGCGACATGGCTGAGGCAAAGTATGAAGATGAAGAGGAACGACATATTCCCGTAATGGCAAAACTCCACACAACCTTCAGCAGGAGCTTTGCAAAGACCCCCGAATATCGGGAGATGATGGAACAAATGTCCGAAAGTAGGCAGCAGAAGCTCATCAATAAGACACTGAAGGGACGATCAAAATTGCCAGCTGAAATAAAGCGTTTGGTGGAGAATAATGAGGAGATGACGGTGTACCAGGAATGGTTGAATGCACGAAGTAGCAATTTggataaattgcattttattattgGGCACGGAATTCTCAAGCCGGTGCTGCGAGATGAAATTTTCTGTCAAATCTGCAAGCAACTCACAAATAATCCCCATCATACGTCCTATGCCAAAGGGTGGATTTTGCTGAGTTTGTGCGTTGCCTGCTTCCCACCATCAGATAAATTTGAGATTTATCTCAGGGCATTTATTCGTGATGGACCAGAGCTATTTGCACCATATTGCGAGGAGAGATTGAACAGAACACTGAAG aaTGGTCCTCGTAGTCAACCTCCCTCTTTCCTTGAGCTGCAAGCCACCAAGAATAAGTCTCCAATGCACTTGAATGTGATGCTAATGGATGGAACAACACGTCGTGTTGAGGTTGATTCAGCTTCAACAGCCCAAGAGGTGTGTCACGAATTATTCGTGAATTTGGGCCTAAAGGATACAtttggattttccattttcatcaCCCTCTACGGCAAAGTGATGTCCCTGGGATCTGGGCGGGAGCACATCCTCGATGCCATCTCCAAATGTGAGCAATACCTCAAGGAACAGGGTGGCAATGAACGTAGTGCTCCATGGCGCATTTATCTgcgaaaggaaattttcaccCCGTGGCACAATCCAGGAGAAGATCAAATCTCCACGGAATTAATTTACAGACAAATCTGCCGTGGGGTGAGTTGTGGTGAATTGCGGTGCAAGacagaaaatgaaattgcaaTGCTGGCTGCACTACAGTTCTACATTGAGAATGGACATGAAATGAATATTGGAAAGCTACGTGAGGCCATCCCGAATATCCTGCCGAAAGATCTTGTCAATGAGAGGAATATTTCCAAGTGGGAAACTACCATTGCGAAGGCATTCAAGCACAGCAATCGCACGAGAGAACGTGCTTCGGCGATTGTTGTGAAGGAGGATCTCGTGATATTTGCCCTCATCAACTTCACAATGATGTTCTCTCAATTCTACGAAGCTGTCCTCGTGGAAGGATTTCAGACACCTGAGAAAAATCTCGTTATTGCCATTAATTCATCTGGTGTGTACATTTTGAATGATCAAGAACAAGTCTTGGTGGAATTGTCCTTCACGGAGATACTAGCAGTTTCCCAGAGGATCGGGGAGAATAACATAGATGAGCTCATTATTTCAACACTTCACAAAGTTGAATTTATCTTCCAATGCTATGAATCAAGTAGTGTTGTCGATGTGATACAATTCCTCATTCAAGGATTGAGAGAAAGATCATCCTACGTGGTTGCAGTGCAGAATTACACGCACACCGATCCTACGGATGAGTCCTACTTGAAAATCCTCAAAGGTGATCTCATTAAATTGGGTCTTGGCTACAGTGGGCAGAGTCTCCTAAATGATGAAATTACATGGGCCTATGGGGAGTGCAACAAGAAGACAGGAGAATTCCCAACTGATGCTGTCTATGTTCTACCCTGTATGGAACCTCCCTCGCAGGAAATTCTAGATTTATTCAGG ATGACCGGAATGGCTAAGGGAAAACCACAATTAACTGCACATCTCGATGCTAAGGAGATGAGAAGAATGCATACCCTGGAGAAATTTGCAGCGGAACACTTTAGATCGAACTTTGT ATCTGCCAGCAGCTCCAATGTGCTAACTTCAGTCCATCAGAATACATCGGAAATTCTTTGGAAGCACACGAGAGACCCAATGAAAGCTCCCCTATTGGCAAAACTCCAGAGAGATCAGGCACGATCAAATCAAGCTGTTGTCATCTTCCAAACAATTCTACGCTACATGGGTGATTTGCCAAAAGGTCGTGGCCCCATTGACACTGATATCATCTTCACTCCCGCTATAAAAGATGAAATTTTGCGTGATGAAGTCTTTTGTCAAATTATGCGACAACTCACGGCAAATTCCATACAGATTAGCGAGGAAAGAGGATGGGATCTCATGTGGTTGGCAACGGGTGTAATGCTACCAAGTTCACTTGTCCTTAAGGAACTCACGGAATTCCTGAGAACACGATCACATCCCCTTGCTGGTGAATGTGCGTCGCGTATTAAGAAGATCACAAAGAGTGGTGCCCGACAGTACCCACCGTATATAATTGAAGTGGAAGCAATTCGATGCAGAAGTATGCAAATCTTCCACAAAATCTACTTCCCCGATGACACAGATGAGGCATTTGAGATTGAATCTTCCACTAAAGCGAGTGATCTGTGCAAAACAATTGCTAAACGCTTGGAATTGCAATCTCACGATGGTTTCAGCTTATTCGTGAAGATCCTCGATAAGGCATTCTCCGTGCCCGAAGAGTACTTCCTCTTTGATTTCATCTACGAACTCGTTGAGTGGACAAAGGCAACACTTTCACGTTCGGGTGATGGACAAATTTTGTGTCAATACCAATTGttcttcatgaaaaaattGTGGATTAATATGAATCAAAAAGATCGCAATGCTGATCACATTTTCTACTTCCCACAAGAAGTCCCGAAGTTCATTAATGGCTACTACAGAGTTTCCAAGAATGAAGTTATCAAAATTGGAGCTTTAATCTATCGTTCCTACTATGGGTCAGACGCCTCTGGTTTTCAGCATGGCTTTGCTGATGTTCTTCCCCAATTGATACCTGAAGATCATATTCCCCTCCACAAGGCTGATGATTGGAAGAAGATGATCCAAAGTATGTACAATTCACAAAAGGCATTGGATGAATTTGCAGCCAGAGAAGAAGTCTTGCAGTACATGAGGCAATTCCCCACATTTGGCTCGACATTCTTCGTTGTGAAACAATCCACTGATCCCAACCTACCAAATATCCTCCTCATTGCCATCAATCGCAGAGGATTCCACATTGCGGATTTGAGAACAAAG gATATCATTCAAAGTTATAATTTCTCAGAATTAAGTTACTGGAGTTCAGGAAACACTTACTTCCACATTCGCTTTGGAAACATGATGGCATCATCAAAACTCCTCTGTGAAACATCACAAGGTTATAAAATGGATGATTTGCTGTCTTcatatattaaatatttaaaatctattcaatcatactaa
- the LOC129790097 gene encoding myosin-VIIa-like isoform X3: protein MGDMAEAKYEDEEERHIPVMAKLHTTFSRSFAKTPEYREMMEQMSESRQQKLINKTLKGRSKLPAEIKRLVENNEEMTVYQEWLNARSSNLDKLHFIIGHGILKPVLRDEIFCQICKQLTNNPHHTSYAKGWILLSLCVACFPPSDKFEIYLRAFIRDGPELFAPYCEERLNRTLKNGPRSQPPSFLELQATKNKSPMHLNVMLMDGTTRRVEVDSASTAQEVCHELFVNLGLKDTFGFSIFITLYGKVMSLGSGREHILDAISKCEQYLKEQGGNERSAPWRIYLRKEIFTPWHNPGEDQISTELIYRQICRGVSCGELRCKTENEIAMLAALQFYIENGHEMNIGKLREAIPNILPKDLVNERNISKWETTIAKAFKHSNRTRERASAIVVKEDLVIFALINFTMMFSQFYEAVLVEGFQTPEKNLVIAINSSGVYILNDQEQVLVELSFTEILAVSQRIGENNIDELIISTLHKVEFIFQCYESSSVVDVIQFLIQGLRERSSYVVAVQNYTHTDPTDESYLKILKGDLIKLGLGYSGQSLLNDEITWAYGECNKKTGEFPTDAVYVLPCMEPPSQEILDLFRMTGMAKGKPQLTAHLDAKEMRRMHTLEKFAAEHFRSNFVSASSSNVLTSVHQNTSEILWKHTRDPMKAPLLAKLQRDQARSNQAVVIFQTILRYMGDLPKGRGPIDTDIIFTPAIKDEILRDEVFCQIMRQLTANSIQISEERGWDLMWLATGVMLPSSLVLKELTEFLRTRSHPLAGECASRIKKITKSGARQYPPYIIEVEAIRCRSMQIFHKIYFPDDTDEAFEIESSTKASDLCKTIAKRLELQSHDGFSLFVKILDKAFSVPEEYFLFDFIYELVEWTKATLSRSGDGQILCQYQLFFMKKLWINMNQKDRNADHIFYFPQEVPKFINGYYRVSKNEVIKIGALIYRSYYGSDASGFQHGFADVLPQLIPEDHIPLHKADDWKKMIQSMYNSQKALDEFAAREEVLQYMRQFPTFGSTFFVVKQSTDPNLPNILLIAINRRGFHIADLRTKDIIQSYNFSELSYWSSGNTYFHIRFGNMMASSKLLCETSQGYKMDDLLSSYIKYLKSIQSY, encoded by the exons ATGGGCGACATGGCTGAGGCAAAGTATGAAGATGAAGAGGAACGACATATTCCCGTAATGGCAAAACTCCACACAACCTTCAGCAGGAGCTTTGCAAAGACCCCCGAATATCGGGAGATGATGGAACAAATGTCCGAAAGTAGGCAGCAGAAGCTCATCAATAAGACACTGAAGGGACGATCAAAATTGCCAGCTGAAATAAAGCGTTTGGTGGAGAATAATGAGGAGATGACGGTGTACCAGGAATGGTTGAATGCACGAAGTAGCAATTTggataaattgcattttattattgGGCACGGAATTCTCAAGCCGGTGCTGCGAGATGAAATTTTCTGTCAAATCTGCAAGCAACTCACAAATAATCCCCATCATACGTCCTATGCCAAAGGGTGGATTTTGCTGAGTTTGTGCGTTGCCTGCTTCCCACCATCAGATAAATTTGAGATTTATCTCAGGGCATTTATTCGTGATGGACCAGAGCTATTTGCACCATATTGCGAGGAGAGATTGAACAGAACACTGAAG aaTGGTCCTCGTAGTCAACCTCCCTCTTTCCTTGAGCTGCAAGCCACCAAGAATAAGTCTCCAATGCACTTGAATGTGATGCTAATGGATGGAACAACACGTCGTGTTGAGGTTGATTCAGCTTCAACAGCCCAAGAGGTGTGTCACGAATTATTCGTGAATTTGGGCCTAAAGGATACAtttggattttccattttcatcaCCCTCTACGGCAAAGTGATGTCCCTGGGATCTGGGCGGGAGCACATCCTCGATGCCATCTCCAAATGTGAGCAATACCTCAAGGAACAGGGTGGCAATGAACGTAGTGCTCCATGGCGCATTTATCTgcgaaaggaaattttcaccCCGTGGCACAATCCAGGAGAAGATCAAATCTCCACGGAATTAATTTACAGACAAATCTGCCGTGGGGTGAGTTGTGGTGAATTGCGGTGCAAGacagaaaatgaaattgcaaTGCTGGCTGCACTACAGTTCTACATTGAGAATGGACATGAAATGAATATTGGAAAGCTACGTGAGGCCATCCCGAATATCCTGCCGAAAGATCTTGTCAATGAGAGGAATATTTCCAAGTGGGAAACTACCATTGCGAAGGCATTCAAGCACAGCAATCGCACGAGAGAACGTGCTTCGGCGATTGTTGTGAAGGAGGATCTCGTGATATTTGCCCTCATCAACTTCACAATGATGTTCTCTCAATTCTACGAAGCTGTCCTCGTGGAAGGATTTCAGACACCTGAGAAAAATCTCGTTATTGCCATTAATTCATCTGGTGTGTACATTTTGAATGATCAAGAACAAGTCTTGGTGGAATTGTCCTTCACGGAGATACTAGCAGTTTCCCAGAGGATCGGGGAGAATAACATAGATGAGCTCATTATTTCAACACTTCACAAAGTTGAATTTATCTTCCAATGCTATGAATCAAGTAGTGTTGTCGATGTGATACAATTCCTCATTCAAGGATTGAGAGAAAGATCATCCTACGTGGTTGCAGTGCAGAATTACACGCACACCGATCCTACGGATGAGTCCTACTTGAAAATCCTCAAAGGTGATCTCATTAAATTGGGTCTTGGCTACAGTGGGCAGAGTCTCCTAAATGATGAAATTACATGGGCCTATGGGGAGTGCAACAAGAAGACAGGAGAATTCCCAACTGATGCTGTCTATGTTCTACCCTGTATGGAACCTCCCTCGCAGGAAATTCTAGATTTATTCAGG ATGACCGGAATGGCTAAGGGAAAACCACAATTAACTGCACATCTCGATGCTAAGGAGATGAGAAGAATGCATACCCTGGAGAAATTTGCAGCGGAACACTTTAGATCGAACTTTGT ATCTGCCAGCAGCTCCAATGTGCTAACTTCAGTCCATCAGAATACATCGGAAATTCTTTGGAAGCACACGAGAGACCCAATGAAAGCTCCCCTATTGGCAAAACTCCAGAGAGATCAGGCACGATCAAATCAAGCTGTTGTCATCTTCCAAACAATTCTACGCTACATGGGTGATTTGCCAAAAGGTCGTGGCCCCATTGACACTGATATCATCTTCACTCCCGCTATAAAAGATGAAATTTTGCGTGATGAAGTCTTTTGTCAAATTATGCGACAACTCACGGCAAATTCCATACAGATTAGCGAGGAAAGAGGATGGGATCTCATGTGGTTGGCAACGGGTGTAATGCTACCAAGTTCACTTGTCCTTAAGGAACTCACGGAATTCCTGAGAACACGATCACATCCCCTTGCTGGTGAATGTGCGTCGCGTATTAAGAAGATCACAAAGAGTGGTGCCCGACAGTACCCACCGTATATAATTGAAGTGGAAGCAATTCGATGCAGAAGTATGCAAATCTTCCACAAAATCTACTTCCCCGATGACACAGATGAGGCATTTGAGATTGAATCTTCCACTAAAGCGAGTGATCTGTGCAAAACAATTGCTAAACGCTTGGAATTGCAATCTCACGATGGTTTCAGCTTATTCGTGAAGATCCTCGATAAGGCATTCTCCGTGCCCGAAGAGTACTTCCTCTTTGATTTCATCTACGAACTCGTTGAGTGGACAAAGGCAACACTTTCACGTTCGGGTGATGGACAAATTTTGTGTCAATACCAATTGttcttcatgaaaaaattGTGGATTAATATGAATCAAAAAGATCGCAATGCTGATCACATTTTCTACTTCCCACAAGAAGTCCCGAAGTTCATTAATGGCTACTACAGAGTTTCCAAGAATGAAGTTATCAAAATTGGAGCTTTAATCTATCGTTCCTACTATGGGTCAGACGCCTCTGGTTTTCAGCATGGCTTTGCTGATGTTCTTCCCCAATTGATACCTGAAGATCATATTCCCCTCCACAAGGCTGATGATTGGAAGAAGATGATCCAAAGTATGTACAATTCACAAAAGGCATTGGATGAATTTGCAGCCAGAGAAGAAGTCTTGCAGTACATGAGGCAATTCCCCACATTTGGCTCGACATTCTTCGTTGTGAAACAATCCACTGATCCCAACCTACCAAATATCCTCCTCATTGCCATCAATCGCAGAGGATTCCACATTGCGGATTTGAGAACAAAG gATATCATTCAAAGTTATAATTTCTCAGAATTAAGTTACTGGAGTTCAGGAAACACTTACTTCCACATTCGCTTTGGAAACATGATGGCATCATCAAAACTCCTCTGTGAAACATCACAAGGTTATAAAATGGATGATTTGCTGTCTTcatatattaaatatttaaaatctattcaatcatactaa